In Drosophila santomea strain STO CAGO 1482 chromosome 2L, Prin_Dsan_1.1, whole genome shotgun sequence, a single window of DNA contains:
- the LOC120451727 gene encoding uncharacterized protein LOC120451727, protein MAWVPKTRFEHDLLQLEPDFNLVHGQIAYELMKKQEFSRVVPMNTYEYLAAREDLLKCGTPGGKGREIRQSLQMMEKIQRVAGTKPLGEHATMEDWEDTSTIEKEALAIIRNFGSMSFRQDSLPLHSQPNNLPKAVQNESQQFYLITDREFFKPRKICRLKDLPLTEYSPNNSADDSFHTAESLSSSIWLYGSKYPE, encoded by the coding sequence ATGGCTTGGGTGCCCAAGACGCGCTTCGAGCACGATCTGCTGCAATTGGAGCCGGACTTTAATCTGGTTCATGGGCAGATCGCCTACGAGCTGATGAAGAAACAGGAGTTCTCAAGAGTTGTCCCTATGAACACCTACGAGTACTTGGCAGCCCGTGAAGATCTGCTTAAATGTGGAACGCCGGGCGGAAAGGGGCGTGAAATCCGTCAAAGTCTGCAAATGATGGAGAAGATTCAGAGAGTAGCTGGCACCAAGCCGCTGGGGGAGCACGCCACAATGGAGGACTGGGAGGACACCTCAACGATTGAGAAGGAGGCGTTAGCTATCATCAGAAACTTCGGAAGCATGTCCTTTAGACAGGACTCATTACCCCTCCATTCGCAGCCAAACAACTTACCTAAGGCTGTTCAAAATGAAAGTCAGCAATTTTATCTGATCACAGATCGCGAGTTCTTCAAACCACGGAAGATTTGCAGACTAAAGGATCTTCCGCTAACGGAATACAGTCCTAACAACTCAGCAGATGACTCGTTCCACACCGCTGAAAGTCTGAGCAGCTCCATTTGGCTGTACGGATCAAAATATCCAGAGTAA
- the LOC120444014 gene encoding PRKCA-binding protein isoform X2, whose product MLTDTEDDFFFEEDKMGMTVSTNAVVITKDQSNLIGISIGGGAPMCPCLYIVQIFDGTPAAREGSLQSGDELLAVNSVSVKGKTKVEVAKMIQTATEEVVIHYNKLHADPEQGKTLDIILKKLKHRIVDNLSSNTADTLGLSRAILCNDSLVKRLEELEGTELMYKGLVEHARRMLKAYYDLLQTYKSFGDCFTQISVHEPQQRASEAFRTFGEFHRTLEKDGLGIIKQIKPVLADLGTYLNKAIPDTKLTVRRYADAKFTYLSYCLKVKEMDDEEHGFAALQEPLYRVETGNYEYRLILRCRQDARSKFAKLRTDVLEKMELLECKHAMDLNKQLRSLLESLAELHRSLVDRLESLPPLFPIEVDFKETDFQYKSSTLKPQELDDDEIEANNHPHSTPSQVDCGFEAVEQPAAIINVEPKASDESSTFQSHSENETLLKELGLYDVDLLSNPQTISNQKDSIAAQNDGYDFDLFLNQATAATTSLERDLMSSNAEEMDLLLQ is encoded by the exons ATGCTGACGGACACGGAGGATGACTTCTTCTTCGAGGAGGATAAGAT GGGCATGACTGTCAGCACGAATGCTGTCGTCATCACAAAGGATCAGAGCAACCTGATTGGAATTAGCATTGGGGGTGGAGCGCCCATGTGTCCATGTCTATATATTGTTCAG ATCTTTGATGGAACACCCGCTGCTCGGGAGGGATCCCTGCAATCCGGAGATGAACTGTTGGCTGTGAACTCGGTGAGCGTGAAGGGCAAGACGAAGGTAGAGGTGGCCAAGATGATCCAGACGGCCACCGAAGAAGTGGTGATCCATTACAACAAGCTGCACGCTGATCCCGAACAGGGCAAGACACTGGACATCATTCTCAAGAAGCTGAAGCATCGGATTGTGGACAATTTGTCGAGCAATACGGCGGATACACTGGGTCTCTCGCGCGCGATACTATGCAATGATTCGCTGGTCAAGcggctggaggagctggagggcACTGAATTGATGTACAAGGGTCTCGTAGAGCATGCCCGCCGGATGCTCAAGGCCTACTACGATCTCCTGCAGACATACAAGTCCTTTGGGGATTGCTTCACCCAAATATCGGTCCATGAACCGCAACAGCGGGCATCGGAGGCATTTCGCACATTCGGCGAGTTCCATCGCACCTTGGAGAAGGATGGCTTGGGCATCATCAAACAGATAAAGCCAGTGCTGGCCGATCTGGGAACGTATCTGAACAAAGCCATTCCGGACACAAAGCTCACGGTACGTCGCTATGCGGATGCCAAGTTCACATATCTTTCGTACTGCCTGAAGGTCAAAGAGATGGATGATGAGGAGCATGGCTTTGCTGCCCTGCAGGAGCCACTTTATCGCGTCGAAACGGGCAACTATGAGTACCGCTTGATCCTGAGATGTCGCCAGGATGCACGCAGCAAATTTGCCAAACTCCGCACCGATGTTCTCGAAAAAATGGAGCTGCTGGAATGCAAACATGCCATGGATCTGAACAAGCAGCTGCGAAGCTTGCTAGAAAGTTTGGCCGAACTTCACAGGAGTTTGGTCGATCGACTGGAATCCCTACCACCGCTCTTTCCCATTGAAGTGGACTTCAAGGAGACGGACTTTCAGTACAAGTCGAGCACTCTGAAGCCGCAAGAGCTGGACGATGATGAAATCGAGGCCAACAATCATCCCCATTCCACTCCTTCGCAAGTCGATTGCGGTTTTGAGGCTGTGGAGCAGCCGGCGGCAATTATAAATGTGGAGCCCAAGGCGTCCGATGAATCCTCCACCTTCCAATCACACAGCGAGAACGAAACGCTACTCAAGGAACTGGGTCTGTACGACGTGGACCTGCTCTCCAATCCGCAGACCATTAGCAATCAAAAGGACTCCATTGCTGCCCAGAATGATGGCTACGATTTCGACTTGTTTTTAAACCAGGCAACTGCAGCCACCACCAGTTTGGAGCGCGATCTGATGTCCTCGAATGCAGAGGAGATGGATCTACTTCTGCAATAA
- the LOC120444014 gene encoding PRKCA-binding protein isoform X1, whose protein sequence is MALLELVTWLIRKVHRSMGMTVSTNAVVITKDQSNLIGISIGGGAPMCPCLYIVQIFDGTPAAREGSLQSGDELLAVNSVSVKGKTKVEVAKMIQTATEEVVIHYNKLHADPEQGKTLDIILKKLKHRIVDNLSSNTADTLGLSRAILCNDSLVKRLEELEGTELMYKGLVEHARRMLKAYYDLLQTYKSFGDCFTQISVHEPQQRASEAFRTFGEFHRTLEKDGLGIIKQIKPVLADLGTYLNKAIPDTKLTVRRYADAKFTYLSYCLKVKEMDDEEHGFAALQEPLYRVETGNYEYRLILRCRQDARSKFAKLRTDVLEKMELLECKHAMDLNKQLRSLLESLAELHRSLVDRLESLPPLFPIEVDFKETDFQYKSSTLKPQELDDDEIEANNHPHSTPSQVDCGFEAVEQPAAIINVEPKASDESSTFQSHSENETLLKELGLYDVDLLSNPQTISNQKDSIAAQNDGYDFDLFLNQATAATTSLERDLMSSNAEEMDLLLQ, encoded by the exons ATGGCCTTGCTAGAACTGGTAACATGGCTAATTAGAAAAGTGCACCGATCGAT GGGCATGACTGTCAGCACGAATGCTGTCGTCATCACAAAGGATCAGAGCAACCTGATTGGAATTAGCATTGGGGGTGGAGCGCCCATGTGTCCATGTCTATATATTGTTCAG ATCTTTGATGGAACACCCGCTGCTCGGGAGGGATCCCTGCAATCCGGAGATGAACTGTTGGCTGTGAACTCGGTGAGCGTGAAGGGCAAGACGAAGGTAGAGGTGGCCAAGATGATCCAGACGGCCACCGAAGAAGTGGTGATCCATTACAACAAGCTGCACGCTGATCCCGAACAGGGCAAGACACTGGACATCATTCTCAAGAAGCTGAAGCATCGGATTGTGGACAATTTGTCGAGCAATACGGCGGATACACTGGGTCTCTCGCGCGCGATACTATGCAATGATTCGCTGGTCAAGcggctggaggagctggagggcACTGAATTGATGTACAAGGGTCTCGTAGAGCATGCCCGCCGGATGCTCAAGGCCTACTACGATCTCCTGCAGACATACAAGTCCTTTGGGGATTGCTTCACCCAAATATCGGTCCATGAACCGCAACAGCGGGCATCGGAGGCATTTCGCACATTCGGCGAGTTCCATCGCACCTTGGAGAAGGATGGCTTGGGCATCATCAAACAGATAAAGCCAGTGCTGGCCGATCTGGGAACGTATCTGAACAAAGCCATTCCGGACACAAAGCTCACGGTACGTCGCTATGCGGATGCCAAGTTCACATATCTTTCGTACTGCCTGAAGGTCAAAGAGATGGATGATGAGGAGCATGGCTTTGCTGCCCTGCAGGAGCCACTTTATCGCGTCGAAACGGGCAACTATGAGTACCGCTTGATCCTGAGATGTCGCCAGGATGCACGCAGCAAATTTGCCAAACTCCGCACCGATGTTCTCGAAAAAATGGAGCTGCTGGAATGCAAACATGCCATGGATCTGAACAAGCAGCTGCGAAGCTTGCTAGAAAGTTTGGCCGAACTTCACAGGAGTTTGGTCGATCGACTGGAATCCCTACCACCGCTCTTTCCCATTGAAGTGGACTTCAAGGAGACGGACTTTCAGTACAAGTCGAGCACTCTGAAGCCGCAAGAGCTGGACGATGATGAAATCGAGGCCAACAATCATCCCCATTCCACTCCTTCGCAAGTCGATTGCGGTTTTGAGGCTGTGGAGCAGCCGGCGGCAATTATAAATGTGGAGCCCAAGGCGTCCGATGAATCCTCCACCTTCCAATCACACAGCGAGAACGAAACGCTACTCAAGGAACTGGGTCTGTACGACGTGGACCTGCTCTCCAATCCGCAGACCATTAGCAATCAAAAGGACTCCATTGCTGCCCAGAATGATGGCTACGATTTCGACTTGTTTTTAAACCAGGCAACTGCAGCCACCACCAGTTTGGAGCGCGATCTGATGTCCTCGAATGCAGAGGAGATGGATCTACTTCTGCAATAA
- the LOC120451574 gene encoding magnesium transporter NIPA2, producing the protein MNDGEASSLQMPQMTVGGMLPGEANQSPDTAPLSVAEAVSNTDFYIGVGLAISSCFFIGSSFIIKKKALIRLSRYGEVRASAGGFGYLREWIWWAGLLTMGVGEAANFAAYAFAPASLVTPLGALSVIISAVMASRFLNEKLNLLGKIGCFLCILGSTIIVIHSPKEKEVEDLQLLFDMLLDPVFILYVICIIGSTVFVACFIAPRHGHTNVVVYIFLCSGIGSLTVMSCKALGLAIRQTLNNGGNVFLTWMPWFLILVTATFIAIQMNYLNKALDIFNTSIVTPVYYVMFTTLVIAASAILFKEFTHMRFDDILGDVCGFLIVITAVFLLNAFRDIDISLNDVRGLMRPKMQRVSQFDEEVLVTTNTKERRLSYGSSDIFRKA; encoded by the exons ATGAACGACGGCGAAGCCTCATCACTGCAGATGCCCCAGATGACGGTGGGGGGCATGCTCCCGGGTGAAGCCAACCAATCGCCTGACACCGCTCCCCTTTCGGTGGCGGAGGCGGTGTCCAACACGGATTTCTACATCGGCGTTGGCCTGGCGATCTCCTCCTGCTTCTTCATCGGTTCCAGCTTCATCATCAAGAAGAAGGCGCTCATTCGACTGAGCAGGTACGGCGAGGTGCGGGCGTCAGCCGGAGGATTTGGATATCTGAGGGAGTGGATCTGGTGGGCGGGTCTTTTAACAA TGGGTGTGGGAGAAGCGGCCAACTTTGCGGCCTACGCCTTTGCCCCCGCTTCGTTGGTCACCCCGTTGGGCGCTCTGAGTGTAATCATCTCAGCCGTGATGGCCTCCAGATTCCTCAACGAGAAACTTAACCTGCTGGGAAAGATAGGCTGCTTTCTGTGCATACTGGGATCCACCATCATTGTGATTCACTCGCCCAAGGAGAAAGAGGTCGAGGATCTGCAGCTTCTATTTGACATGCTGTTGGACCCGGTGTTCATCCTGTACGTAATCTGCATCATTGGCTCTACGGTGTTTGTGGCGTGCTTTATTGCCCCACGCCATGGCCACACCAATGTGGTGGTTTATATCTTCTTGTGCTCCGGAATCGGTTCTCTGACTGTGATGTCTTGCAAGGCATTGGGCCTAGCCATTCGGCAGACGCTGAATAACGGAGGAAACGTATTCCTCACATGGATGCCATGGTTCCTGATCCTGGTCACTGCCACATTCATAGCCATCCAAATGAACTATCTAAACAAGGCGCTGGATATATTCAATACTAGTATAGTGACCCCAGTGTACTATGTGATGTTCACCACTCTGGTGATAGCTGCCTCTGCCATTCTGTTCAAGGAGTTCACTCACATGCGGTTCGACGATATCCTCGGCGATGTGTGCGGCTTCCTCATCGTTATCACAGCTGTGTTCCTGCTCAACGCCTTCCGAGATATTGATATATCGCTGAATGATGTACGAGGTCTGATGCGACCGAAAATGCAGCGGGTGTCGCAGTTCGACGAGGAGGTACTGGTCACTACCAACACGAAGGAACGCCGCCTGTCCTACGGATCCAGCGACATCTTCCGGAAGGCCTGA
- the LOC120444021 gene encoding folate transporter 1 has translation MGYHALLIRAISCRLAFVALVTTPIYRRRSLVPRAWSFHSSGPPGVAIYDMKNWLKISLLLCTFGFFREFRPSEPYVTEYLSTDYGNLTTDQIYQDVYPFGTYSVLAQLVIVFLITDLVRYKPVIVLSALAGITLFSMLIWTETVGMLQVAQVFFGTFTAAEVAYYTYMYAKVNKEQYQVVTGHTRAAILSGKFLGGLFAQVLVSTNSMDYRQLHYLSLATQLISLAVSLFLPSVPRSLYFYADVEKNATPDGDVTAPKFSFANACRLLWYHLVSSYSNPVVLQWSIWWALATCGQVQVISYIQFLWKEVAPNHLSVYNGGVEAVATLLGAIGAILAGLLNSNKRRRSYMTAISICAAVLGALLIYAAKTEQIWVAYVTYVLFCAVFFFIITVAGAVVAENLVEDSFGLIFGINTLVGLMLQTILTIAVVERVGFALEPRDQYVVYGSYFLVLGGVSIIGSICMKLFGTNNKSSAGNVVPLT, from the exons ATGGGATACCATGCGCTCTTAATTCGCGCGATCAGTTGCCGGCTGGCGTTCGTCGCGTTGGTTACGACACCAATCTATCGCCGGAGGAGCTTGGTGCCTAGAGCTTGGAGCTTCCACTCGAGTGGCCCACCTGGTGTCGCGATTTACGACATGAAGAACTGGCTGAAGATCTCGCTGCTGTTGTGCACGTTCGGCTTTTTCCGGGAGTTTCGACCTTCGGAGCCGTACGTCACGGAGTACCTGTCCACGGATTATGGCAACCTGACCACGGATCAGATCTACCAGGATGTGTATCCCTTCGGCACGTACTCGGTGCTGGCCCAGCTGGTCATTGTGTTCCTCATCACAGATCTGGTGAGGTACAAACCGGTTATCGTACTGTCGGCACTGGCTGGGATTACCCTGTTTTCAATGCTTATCTGGACGGAGACCGTGGGTATGCTGCAGGTGGCCCAAGTCTTTTTTGGCACCTTCACGGCCGCGGAGGTGGCCTACTACACATACATGTACGCCAAGGTCAACAAGGAGCAGTACCAGGTGGTCACTGGCCACACGAGAGCTGCCATCTTGAGCGGCAAGTTCCTCGGCGGCCTGTTTGCCCAGGTTTTGGTGTCCACCAACAGCATGGACTACCGGCAGCTGCACTACCTCTCGCTGGCCACGCAGTTGATCTCCCTGGCCGTGTCCCTATTCCTGCCCAGCGTGCCGCGGAGCCTCTACTTCTACGCGGATGTCGAGAAGAATGCCACTCCCGACGGCGACGTGACCGCACCAAAGTTCTCCTTCGCCAACGCCTGCCGCCTGCTGTGGTACCACCTCGTCTCTTCCTACTCGAATCCCGTCGTGCTGCAGTGGAGCATATGGTGGGCACTGGCCACGTGCGGTCAAGTTCAA GTGATCTCCTACATCCAGTTCCTGTGGAAGGAAGTGGCCCCGAATCACCTTAGCGTTTACAATGGCGGAGTGGAGGCCGTGGCCACACTGCTCGGAGCGATTGGAGCCATTCTGGCGGGCTTGCTGAACTCCAACAAGCGACGCAGATCCTACATGACGGCCATATCCATCTGTGCCGCTGTCCTGGGCGCCCTGCTCATCTATGCTGCCAAGACGGAGCAGATCTGGGTGGCCTATGTGACCTATGTGCTCTTCTGCGCCGTATTCTTCTTCATCATCACGGTGGCGGGCGCCGTGGTGGCCGAGAATCTGGTGGAGGACAGTTTTGGCTTGATCTTCGGTATAAACACGTTGGTGGGTCTAATGCTGCAGACCATTCTGACCATTGCGGTTGTGGAGCGGGTTGGATTCGCTCTGGAGCCGCGGGATCAGTACGTGGTTTACGGTAGCTATTTTTTGGTCTTGGGTGGAGTATCTATAATTGGGTCTATCTGCATGAAATTGTTTGGCACGAATAACAAGTCAAGTGCGGGGAATGTGGTTCCTTTAACGTAG
- the LOC120451646 gene encoding protein D3, with protein MICTRFRVLRNLNRSALSGLGKDIPRSTAVNVNYPAVNFPAAIRTLKTFGQSFLTKEPICAFSASQRQYSCEKIGKTMEEHCVVPDVIAKAPAQTAVVEYAGDIVVKPGQVLTPTQVKDEPCVKWEADANKLYTLCMTDPDAPSRKDPKFREWHHWLVGNIPGEDVAKGEVLSAYVGSGPPPDTGLHRYVFLIFEQRCKLTFDEKRLPNNSADGRGGFKIAEFARKYALGNPIAGNLYQAEYDDYVPILYKQLGA; from the coding sequence ATGATTTGTACGCGGTTCAGGGTGTTGCGTAATCTCAACCGCAGCGCTCTAAGTGGACTTGGAAAAGATATACCACGATCAACCGCTGTGAATGTCAACTATCCGGCTGTCAATTTTCCGGCCGCCATTAGAACGCTGAAAACTTTTGGCCAGTCTTTCCTAACCAAGGAACCAATCTGTGCATTTAGCGCATCTCAGCGGCAGTATTCTTGCGAAAAAATAGGCAAAACCATGGAGGAGCACTGTGTAGTTCCGGATGTGATCGCCAAGGCCCCGGCGCAGACAGCTGTGGTGGAATATGCCGGCGATATTGTCGTAAAGCCGGGTCAGGTGCTGACCCCCACCCAGGTGAAGGATGAGCCGTGCGTGAAGTGGGAGGCGGACGCCAATAAGCTGTACACCCTCTGCATGACCGATCCGGATGCACCGAGTCGCAAGGATCCCAAGTTTAGGGAGTGGCACCACTGGCTGGTTGGCAACATACCCGGTGAAGATGTCGCCAAGGGCGAGGTTCTCTCCGCGTACGTTGGATCCGGTCCACCACCAGACACCGGACTCCATCGCTACGTTTTCCTGATCTTCGAGCAGAGGTGCAAGCTCACCTTCGACGAGAAGAGGCTGCCCAACAACAGCGCAGATGGACGCGGCGGCTTCAAGATCGCTGAGTTCGCCAGGAAGTACGCCCTCGGCAATCCCATTGCCGGTAACCTCTACCAGGCGGAGTACGACGACTATGTGCCCATCCTCTACAAGCAGCTGGGCGCCTAA
- the LOC120444028 gene encoding uncharacterized protein LOC120444028, translated as MTITNWYNWSVKDFSNESHARPKLIPGFDQLDERLKAALQERDFGKDQRKRKQAGGGQSQRKPKKLKRTRGQTPRVCEFQQVYTEKRRELKRLANTQRNAFQFRSRPVPDFERSHRQLERRRLYLNSLQKLTKPRGPGTFSASMKPSANSQPKKRIQCPKASDFVPRINPGSSMDYLNRQPFVPHVKSSYTHPKPFRLHTSDRALSRQLYDERKRIRMDQRLDQLASDWFARERSEYFRLRKMTNFQATPNPWKRTKLTTRIGSQGA; from the coding sequence ATGACCATCACCAACTGGTATAATTGGTCCGTTAAGGATTTTAGCAATGAGTCCCATGCCAGACCCAAGTTGATTCCGGGATTCGACCAGTTGGATGAGAGGCTGAAGGCGGCGCTTCAGGAGCGGGACTTCGGGAAGGATCAGCGTAAGCGAAAACAGGCGGGTGGTGGCCAAAGCCAGCGAAAGCCCAAGAAGCTAAAGAGGACCAGGGGGCAGACACCACGGGTATGCGAGTTTCAGCAGGTTTACACCGAGAAACGCAGGGAGCTAAAGCGGTTGGCCAACACGCAACGAAATGCGTTTCAGTTCCGGAGCAGACCTGTGCCCGATTTTGAGCGATCTCATCGGCAATTGGAAAGGCGCCGGCTGTACCTGAACTCTCTGCAAAAGCTGACGAAGCCCCGGGGTCCTGGCACCTTCTCCGCGTCCATGAAGCCGtcagccaacagccaaccaAAGAAGCGAATACAGTGCCCAAAGGCATCCGACTTTGTGCCCCGAATCAATCCAGGATCTTCCATGGACTACCTCAACCGTCAGCCCTTTGTCCCGCATGTCAAGTCCTCCTATACCCACCCAAAACCTTTTCGTCTCCATACGTCGGATCGGGCTCTGAGTCGCCAACTGTATGACGAGAGGAAAAGGATACGGATGGATCAGCGCTTGGATCAGCTGGCCAGCGATTGGTTTGCGCGGGAAAGGAGCGAGTACTTCAGGCTACGCAAAATGACAAATTTCCAGGCTACTCCGAATCCCTGGAAGCGAACAAAGCTTACAACTAGAATAGGTTCCCAGGGAGCCTAG
- the LOC120458018 gene encoding ATPase family protein 2 homolog, giving the protein MPPKSSSKKNQVTWYHCESCGVHIPSKARENHEGLCSAISQDDVGPDSEAEYVRSGAIYTRSLQQRNFEVESLKDLPAKYANMLVFVSEGAMQLAQLHIGQHVVLEAPSTSEQPLVRIVWPTSEQFLTTVFVSEGDFKLHCTQLRGKLLKISALPPSRLTAAASISLKHLNSTETFLKSGQLQDAIALLKRDMVNRVFCKDSLIHMNFFNKSLTFRLEQWQSTVEEALAGLSLESKPLQFIQVTNVTKVQLIAENENQQQEEQKISHRITKSQIGGLDRQLQLVEESMEYALGFRMLPAGLRVSRGLLLYGATGCGKSMVLEAMCALAEERSQERVQLIRINSGEVYSKFLGETEQKLSAIFERAYNHYPHPTLLLIEDVHNLCPKQESSDLVKRVLLAFLSLLDQLSTPSQLKGSKTFVLATTSQIDALHPSIRRAGRLDSEVELGAPSSQARLQILRCLIQSVEHQLSDEDVEHVASITHGYVGADLANLVYAAILQAQPNPLQMLYLQAALTRIKPSAMREVLIECPNVQWADIGGQSELRLAMQQAIEWPLLHAEKFQRLGIKPPRGILMFGPPGCSKTMIAKALATESKLNFLSIKGPELFSMWVGESERAVREVFRKARQVAPAIVFFDEIDAIGGERSEGDGSGSGSSVKERVLTQLLTELDGVEALQNVTIVAATNRPDMIDKALLRPGRIDRILYVGLPQCEARREILKIKLRAMPISNDVDMEKLVQLTEGYSGAEIQAVCHEAALRALEQSFEAEDVKWTDFEHALKAVPPRTSPELLKLYEDYLKRK; this is encoded by the exons ATGCCGCCAAAGTCTAGCAGCAAGAAAAACCAGGTCACTTGGTACCACTGCGAGTCCTGCGGCGTCCACATTCCCTCGAAAGCGAGAGAGAACCACGAGGGCTTATGCTCCGCCATCAGCCAGGACGATGTTGGTCCCGATTCCGAGGCGGAGTACGTCCGGAGTGGGGCAATCTATACGAGAAGTCTTCAGCAGCGGAACTTTGAGGTGGAGTCCCTGAAGGATCTGCCCGCCAAGTACGCCAATATGCTAGTCTTCGTCTCCGAGGGTGCGATGCAATTGGCACAGCTGCACATCGGACAACATGTGGTGCTGGAAGCTCCTTCGACGTCGGAGCAGCCGCTGGTTAGGATTGTATGGCCCACATCGGAGCAATTCCTTACCACAGTATTTGTGAGTGAAGGGG ATTTCAAACTTCATTGCACGCAACTACGAGGAAAGCTACTCAAGATCTCTGCCCTCCCTCCCAGTCGCCTCACTGCTGCTGCCAGCATTTCCCTGAAGCATCTAAACAGCACAGAGACTTTCCTGAAGTCAGGACAACTGCAGGACGCCATTGCCCTTCTCAAAAGAGACATGGTCAATAGGGTATTCTGCAAGGACAGTCTAATACACATGAATTTCTTTAACAAATCGCTGACTTTTCGCCTGGAGCAATGGCAGAGCACAGTGGAAGAGGCTCTAGCTGGTCTTAGCCTAGAATCCAAGCCGTTGCAGTTCATCCAGGTTACCAACGTTACTAAGGTCCAACTAATagcagaaaatgaaaatcagcagcaggaggagcagaagaTTAGTCACAGGATCACCAAATCCCAAATAGGCGGGCTGGATAGGCAATTGCAACTGGTGGAGGAGAGCATGGAGTACGCTTTGGGCTTCCGAATGTTGCCTGCAG gcCTTAGGGTTTCCCGGGGTTTGCTTCTGTACGGCGCCACTGGCTGTGGCAAGTCCATGGTTCTGGAAGCCATGTGTGCACTGGCCGAGGAGCGTAGTCAGGAACGTGTCCAACTGATACGCATCAACAGCGGCGAAGTCTACAGCAAATTCCTGGGCGAAACGGAACAGAAGCTGAGTGCTATTTTTGAGCGTGCCTACAATCACTATCCGCATCCAACGTTGCTGCTGATTGAGGATGTCCATAACTTGTGTCCCAAGCAGGAAAGCAGCGATCTTGTCAAGCGAGTCTTATTGGCCTTTTTATCCCTGCTAGATCAGCTAAGTACTCCCAGCCAGCTAAAAGGAAGTAAAACTTTCGTCCTGGCCACTACTTCTCAGATTGATGCACTGCATCCGAGCATTCGGCGAGCTGGTCGATTGGACAGTGAAGTGGAGTTGGGTGCTCCCAGCTCTCAGGCCAGGCTGCAAATTCTAAGATGCCTGATTCAGTCGGTGGAGCATCAGCTAAGTGATGAGGATGTGGAGCACGTTGCATCTATTACTCATGGCTACGTGGGAGCAGACTTAGCCAATCTCGTTTATGCTGCCATACTACAGGCGCAACCGAATCCTCTACAGATGCTGTACCTACAAGCTGCTCTGACCCGCATTAAACCATCGGCGATGCGTGAGGTCCTCATCGAATGTCCCAATGTGCAATGGGCGGATATTGGCGGTCAATCCGAGCTCCGTTTGGCGATGCAGCAGGCCATCGAGTGGCCACTGCTGCATGCGGAGAAGTTCCAACGTCTGGGCATCAAGCCGCCAAGGGGCATCCTGATGTTTGGACCGCCAGGCTGCTCAAAAACCATGATTGCCAAGGCCCTTGCCACCGAAAGCAAGCTTAATTTCCTGTCCATCAAGGGACCAGAGCTCTTTTCCATGTGGGTGGGCGAATCGGAGCGAGCGGTACGTGAGGTCTTCCGAAAAGCTCGTCAGGTGGCACCAGCCATAGTTTTCTTTGACGAAATCGACGCCATTGGTGGTGAGCGTTCGGAGGGCGATGGTTCCGGCTCTGGTTCCTCCGTAAAAGAGCGCGTTCTCACCCAGCTGCTCACCGAACTGGATGGCGTGGAGGCCCTGCAAAATGTCACCATAGTGGCTGCCACCAATCGTCCAGATATGATCGATAAGGCGCTGCTTCGTCCGGGCAGAATTGATCGAATTCTCTACGTAGGACTACCACAATGCGAAGCACGCAGGGAAATCCTAAAGATCAAACTTCGTGCCATGCCGATATCAAACGATGTGGACATGGAGAAGCTGGTGCAGCTGACGGAGGGATATTCCGGAGCAGAGATACAAGCCGTTTGCCATGAGGCTGCCCTGAGAGCCCTGGAGCAAAGCTTCGAAGCGGAGGACGTAAAGTGGACTGACTTCGAGCACGCTTTGAAGGCGGTGCCTCCGCGGACTAGCCCTGAATTGCTAAAACTCTACGAAGATTACCTAAAAAGAAAGTAG